A stretch of the Leptospiraceae bacterium genome encodes the following:
- a CDS encoding crotonase/enoyl-CoA hydratase family protein, producing the protein MSNKPYITTERRGHIFLICLDRPEVRNAVNMEMIQQLSDAYTEYEDDKTARCAVIYASGKHFTFGLELDTVSQALLAEGKLKFSENNVDPVAVGFSERVRTKPIVCAVHGFCLTLGIELMLASDITIAAERTRFSQMEVQKGILPFGGATFRFLTASGWGNTMRYLLTGDDFGTDEALRMGLIQEVVEKKELLNRGIQLAEKIALQAPLAVQAVIANARKYLSKGEAEAIKELSPKALELLQTEDGKEGVKSFIEKRTAVFVGK; encoded by the coding sequence ATGTCAAACAAACCCTATATCACAACAGAAAGAAGAGGGCATATTTTTTTGATCTGCCTGGATAGGCCCGAAGTACGTAATGCGGTTAATATGGAAATGATCCAGCAATTAAGCGATGCCTATACAGAGTATGAAGATGATAAAACTGCAAGATGTGCTGTAATTTATGCCAGTGGTAAACATTTTACTTTTGGCCTTGAACTTGATACTGTGAGTCAGGCTTTGCTGGCAGAAGGCAAATTGAAATTTTCCGAAAACAATGTGGATCCGGTGGCTGTTGGTTTTTCAGAAAGAGTTCGAACCAAACCTATTGTTTGTGCTGTACATGGATTTTGTTTAACTCTTGGGATAGAACTTATGTTGGCATCGGATATTACGATTGCAGCGGAAAGAACCCGGTTTTCACAGATGGAGGTTCAGAAGGGGATTTTACCTTTTGGTGGAGCAACATTTCGCTTTTTAACTGCTTCGGGTTGGGGAAATACTATGCGCTATCTTTTAACGGGCGATGACTTTGGTACTGATGAAGCCCTTCGAATGGGACTTATACAGGAGGTGGTGGAAAAAAAAGAACTGCTAAATCGCGGCATACAACTTGCTGAGAAGATTGCTTTGCAGGCACCTCTGGCGGTTCAAGCGGTAATAGCTAATGCACGAAAGTATCTTAGTAAAGGAGAGGCAGAAGCGATAAAAGAATTAAGCCCAAAAGCTCTTGAATTGCTACAAACTGAAGATGGCAAAGAGGGAGTAAAATCTTTCATAGAAAAACGGACAGCAGTTTTTGTCGGGAAATAG
- a CDS encoding sulfite exporter TauE/SafE family protein: MELSLYLIIFFVALFAFTIAIVAGGGGGLLLIPLLGVFLPATRVPAALTIGTLSSTISKLALFRELVDKRIVKGFVPASLPGAALGVWLLANINTNLVELFIGLFLVSNLPLLLFSRKTIDDAITKPVSMTSIVLAGFIAGLISALIGAVGVLFNRFYYRCGLNKDAVIATRAANEITLHVFKLILYAFIGLINIAVFKMGIVMAIAAILVALAGKSIIKKISTSLFKQIGHVAMVLSGTIMLHSASVNIITRNNPQIRLKYLEGGIDGQLHWSSILYIVEFRFEEGFEFEHAIQFEELPEHLQATYADLYKNYLLTVEKVYSFEGISYELYVFNKNHKLLKKINHE; the protein is encoded by the coding sequence ATGGAACTAAGTCTATACCTGATTATTTTTTTTGTAGCTCTCTTTGCATTTACTATTGCCATAGTTGCTGGTGGTGGAGGTGGCTTATTATTGATTCCATTACTTGGTGTATTTTTACCTGCTACTCGAGTACCAGCAGCACTAACGATAGGAACCCTAAGCAGTACCATTAGCAAATTGGCCTTGTTTCGTGAACTCGTTGACAAACGCATTGTCAAAGGATTTGTTCCTGCATCATTACCTGGTGCTGCACTGGGAGTATGGCTCTTAGCGAACATCAATACCAATCTTGTTGAACTGTTTATCGGTTTGTTCTTAGTATCCAACTTGCCTTTGCTTCTTTTTTCCCGAAAAACTATTGATGATGCTATTACAAAACCGGTTAGCATGACAAGTATTGTATTAGCAGGATTCATTGCCGGTCTAATTTCAGCTCTAATTGGTGCTGTTGGTGTTTTATTTAATCGCTTTTATTATCGTTGTGGTTTAAACAAAGATGCAGTAATAGCAACCCGTGCTGCTAATGAAATCACCCTACATGTATTTAAACTTATTCTGTATGCTTTCATTGGTTTGATAAATATAGCTGTATTCAAAATGGGTATTGTTATGGCTATTGCAGCTATCCTGGTTGCTCTGGCAGGTAAATCAATTATTAAAAAAATTTCGACTTCCCTTTTTAAACAAATCGGTCATGTTGCTATGGTACTGTCCGGTACTATTATGCTTCATAGTGCTTCAGTCAATATTATTACCAGGAATAATCCCCAAATTAGGTTAAAATATTTGGAAGGTGGTATTGACGGTCAACTTCATTGGAGCTCAATTCTTTATATTGTAGAGTTTCGATTTGAAGAAGGTTTTGAGTTTGAACACGCAATTCAATTTGAAGAACTACCTGAGCATCTACAAGCTACCTATGCAGACTTATATAAAAACTATCTTCTTACAGTAGAAAAAGTTTACTCGTTCGAAGGTATCAGCTATGAGCTTTATGTTTTTAACAAAAATCACAAATTACTAAAAAAAATTAACCACGAGTAA
- a CDS encoding alcohol dehydrogenase catalytic domain-containing protein: MRAAVLHKNQTHLQIEEKALPQPGKNEVKVNIKCCGVCGSDVHLTVHKQIKLKHYPLTLGHEASGIVVSVGEGVSRFKKGERVVIAAGTSCGHCKFCEKGLWNLCPEVGVLGVDSDGAFAEEIMVQDRYLIHLPETIPFDEGAILADAVSTPYHALKYAGKIDAGEVVAIFGCGGLGIHAVLLAKVLGASKVIAFDVDRGALENAYSLGADEVLNLKEIKHSGKLLRELTNGVDLVCDFSGHYANIRDSLRAMNSGGRMVMVGIGKNSLEIPFPLMMVEKQISIIGSYGCDRRSIPELIDLYTQGKLNLKKSITSHHPLEEVNDCLENLYHRNGNPIRYIICPNGRL, from the coding sequence ATGAGAGCAGCTGTTTTACATAAAAATCAAACCCATTTACAAATTGAAGAAAAAGCACTACCACAACCCGGAAAAAATGAGGTTAAGGTGAATATTAAATGCTGCGGAGTCTGTGGTTCCGATGTGCATCTAACGGTTCATAAGCAAATAAAGTTAAAGCATTATCCACTCACTCTCGGTCATGAGGCCTCAGGTATTGTAGTTTCGGTGGGAGAAGGGGTAAGCCGCTTTAAAAAGGGAGAAAGGGTTGTGATTGCTGCGGGAACCAGCTGCGGACATTGCAAGTTTTGCGAGAAAGGACTCTGGAACCTTTGTCCGGAAGTGGGAGTGCTCGGAGTTGATTCGGATGGAGCTTTTGCAGAAGAGATTATGGTTCAGGATAGATATTTAATCCATCTACCGGAGACAATTCCATTTGATGAGGGAGCGATTCTTGCTGATGCAGTTTCTACGCCTTATCATGCTCTAAAATATGCCGGGAAGATAGACGCGGGAGAAGTTGTAGCTATATTTGGCTGTGGTGGACTTGGTATCCATGCGGTACTTTTAGCTAAGGTTCTGGGAGCGTCAAAAGTCATTGCCTTCGATGTAGATAGAGGAGCTCTGGAAAATGCTTATTCATTAGGAGCCGATGAAGTACTTAATCTGAAAGAAATTAAACATTCCGGTAAACTTCTAAGAGAGCTGACTAATGGAGTGGATCTGGTCTGTGATTTTTCCGGCCACTATGCAAATATTCGAGATAGTCTTCGGGCTATGAATTCAGGAGGACGTATGGTGATGGTCGGAATCGGAAAAAATTCACTCGAAATCCCTTTTCCGCTGATGATGGTGGAAAAACAAATCAGTATTATTGGCTCTTATGGTTGTGACAGAAGAAGTATTCCGGAACTTATCGATTTATACACACAGGGAAAATTGAACTTAAAAAAATCTATTACTTCACACCATCCTCTGGAAGAAGTAAATGATTGTCTTGAAAACTTGTATCATAGAAACGGAAATCCTATTCGGTATATCATTTGCCCGAACGGAAGGTTGTAA
- a CDS encoding HEPN domain-containing protein translates to MNLIEIKKHLLKAEAKLYAGKTNFQYSQYDDAVSRAYYSVYHAICSALLTKELSFSSHNQTLGSFNKEFINTGIFPKAFGKKIYKLFEIREEGDYDIDSDINKTLAEESIISAEEILNSIQAYITKIIS, encoded by the coding sequence ATGAATCTTATTGAAATCAAAAAACACCTTTTGAAAGCGGAAGCAAAGTTATATGCAGGGAAAACAAACTTTCAGTATTCTCAGTATGATGATGCTGTTTCAAGAGCATATTACTCGGTCTATCACGCAATTTGTTCAGCTTTACTAACGAAAGAGCTATCGTTTTCTTCTCATAATCAAACTTTAGGTAGTTTCAATAAAGAGTTTATAAATACAGGAATTTTTCCAAAAGCTTTTGGAAAAAAAATATACAAACTTTTTGAAATTCGTGAGGAAGGTGATTATGATATAGATTCTGATATTAATAAAACTTTAGCCGAAGAATCTATAATTTCTGCTGAAGAAATATTAAATTCTATACAAGCCTATATTACAAAAATTATTTCCTAA
- a CDS encoding nucleotidyltransferase domain-containing protein, with protein sequence METSFYKPEQDEIVIFFLNELKKNISENLKNVILYGSRARGDFFKHSDYDFLIILKKKNLQIKELIYDIGYEVLDVFEKLASCIIWDEEEWETKKDFSLGKNIQNDGIVLL encoded by the coding sequence TTGGAAACTTCATTCTATAAACCTGAACAGGATGAAATAGTAATCTTTTTTTTGAATGAACTAAAAAAAAATATATCAGAAAATCTGAAAAATGTAATACTATACGGTTCTCGTGCTCGAGGAGATTTTTTTAAGCATTCCGATTATGATTTCCTAATAATCTTAAAGAAGAAAAACTTACAAATAAAAGAACTAATATATGATATAGGTTATGAAGTCCTTGATGTTTTTGAAAAACTTGCATCATGTATCATTTGGGATGAAGAAGAATGGGAAACCAAAAAAGACTTCTCTCTCGGGAAAAATATCCAGAATGATGGAATTGTTCTTTTATGA
- the metF gene encoding methylenetetrahydrofolate reductase [NAD(P)H]: protein MHISKILEEKKPCLSFEFFPPKTEEASQSLYTNMAELMPLKPGYVSVTYGAGGSTRQLTHDLLVKLKKETDLTIISHLTCVGSNKEETKQILEKYEESGITNIMALRGDPPKGQSHFEPVPGGFLYAYELVAFIKKHFPSMGVGVAGFPEGHPETPNRLKEIEYLKRKVDEGADYICTQLFFDNSDFYDFCERCEIAGIKVPIIAGIMPVTSMKGLSRMSELALGSRVPAKLLRSLMRAESEEYVEKVGLHWATEQVRDLIDHKVRGIHFYTLNRSRSTIKIYESIGIKDSEALVSR, encoded by the coding sequence ATGCATATATCAAAGATTTTAGAAGAAAAAAAGCCCTGTTTAAGCTTCGAATTCTTTCCTCCCAAGACAGAAGAAGCTTCTCAGTCTTTATATACCAATATGGCCGAACTGATGCCTTTAAAACCGGGCTATGTCTCTGTCACCTATGGAGCCGGGGGTTCAACCAGGCAACTAACCCATGATCTTCTGGTAAAACTGAAAAAAGAAACAGATCTCACGATTATTTCCCACCTGACCTGTGTGGGTTCCAATAAAGAAGAGACCAAACAAATCCTCGAAAAATATGAAGAAAGCGGCATTACCAATATCATGGCCCTGAGAGGAGATCCTCCCAAAGGTCAGAGCCATTTCGAGCCTGTACCGGGTGGATTTTTATACGCCTATGAACTGGTAGCGTTTATAAAAAAACATTTTCCCTCCATGGGAGTTGGTGTTGCCGGCTTTCCGGAAGGTCATCCCGAAACACCCAATCGCTTGAAAGAAATCGAGTATCTGAAGCGTAAGGTAGATGAAGGAGCCGATTATATCTGCACCCAGCTTTTCTTTGATAATTCAGACTTCTATGACTTCTGTGAACGTTGCGAAATTGCAGGAATAAAGGTTCCGATTATAGCCGGAATTATGCCGGTTACTTCCATGAAAGGACTGAGCCGGATGTCAGAGTTAGCCCTGGGTTCCAGAGTCCCCGCCAAGCTTTTGCGTTCTTTGATGCGAGCCGAATCGGAAGAGTATGTAGAGAAAGTTGGACTTCACTGGGCCACCGAGCAGGTTCGAGACCTTATCGACCATAAAGTTCGGGGCATTCACTTCTACACACTGAATCGCTCCCGCTCCACCATAAAAATATATGAATCTATAGGCATTAAAGACTCAGAGGCTCTTGTTTCCCGCTAA
- a CDS encoding anthranilate synthase component I family protein produces the protein MFPAKKNFPCLEIQSYTLEEKFWQGNFTEDLEIYGAYDYTFFFRSGSKTQNDFQAVLAFSPHVIFSFNAEGVLVKEKTSCYLLEEEESSIQRKILDSFNTSEFPAPVSNCCLAGLYSYEYGRYLHGLISNAEFTSPAWILACYNTYYFYNIQTRTKTCIQLNYKIPGKILRKNSKFNFNKNFKLQNPISSENENTYIQKVKKVKDYIRSGNVYELNLSRKIEAEFSGSPISLFLKLYQINPAPFSAYFLLEEECVVSNSPESFLYAEGKKIETRPIKGTIQRANKKKKDKANRRSLYFSQKDQAELYMIIDLLRNDLGKVSKFASVKVKKRKKMESFANVHHLLGVIEGILKQEYSYIDLLLACLPGGSITGCPKKRCMEIIHEIENLERGIYTGSIAYFNKTSLVSNILIRTAYLKNSTCSFHTGGAITIESEPEGEYRETIYKANSFNKLFSVSD, from the coding sequence TTGTTTCCCGCTAAAAAGAATTTTCCCTGTCTTGAAATTCAATCTTACACCTTAGAAGAAAAGTTCTGGCAGGGGAATTTTACGGAAGATCTGGAGATATACGGTGCTTATGATTATACCTTTTTCTTTCGCAGTGGATCTAAAACCCAAAACGATTTTCAGGCTGTCCTTGCTTTTTCTCCTCATGTAATTTTTTCCTTTAATGCCGAAGGCGTTCTTGTGAAAGAAAAAACCTCCTGCTACCTCCTTGAGGAGGAGGAAAGCTCCATTCAAAGGAAAATATTAGATAGTTTTAATACATCAGAATTCCCTGCCCCGGTTTCAAATTGCTGTCTTGCCGGGCTTTATTCCTATGAGTATGGAAGATACCTGCATGGTTTAATATCCAATGCTGAATTCACTTCTCCTGCCTGGATACTCGCCTGCTATAATACCTATTATTTTTATAATATTCAAACTCGTACAAAAACCTGTATTCAACTGAACTATAAAATTCCTGGAAAAATACTCAGAAAAAATTCAAAATTCAATTTTAATAAAAACTTTAAATTGCAAAATCCTATCTCCAGTGAAAATGAGAATACTTATATACAAAAAGTAAAGAAGGTCAAAGATTATATACGCAGTGGCAATGTATATGAACTCAATCTTTCCAGAAAAATCGAAGCAGAGTTCTCCGGTTCTCCCATTTCTTTATTTTTAAAATTATACCAGATAAATCCGGCTCCCTTTTCAGCCTATTTTTTATTAGAGGAAGAATGTGTAGTCTCTAATTCACCGGAATCCTTCCTATATGCAGAAGGGAAAAAAATAGAAACAAGACCGATAAAAGGAACTATACAAAGAGCCAACAAAAAAAAGAAAGATAAAGCCAACAGACGTTCCCTCTACTTTTCTCAAAAAGATCAAGCGGAACTTTATATGATCATTGATCTCTTACGTAATGACCTGGGTAAAGTTTCTAAATTTGCTTCTGTAAAAGTAAAAAAAAGAAAAAAAATGGAATCCTTTGCTAACGTACACCATCTATTGGGAGTAATTGAAGGAATTCTTAAACAAGAATATTCTTATATTGATTTATTACTGGCCTGCTTACCCGGGGGTTCCATTACAGGTTGCCCTAAAAAACGTTGTATGGAAATTATTCATGAGATAGAAAATTTAGAAAGAGGAATCTATACGGGTAGTATAGCCTATTTTAATAAAACAAGTTTAGTAAGTAATATTTTGATTCGCACTGCTTATCTTAAAAATTCGACCTGTAGTTTCCATACCGGAGGAGCTATCACAATCGAGTCTGAGCCTGAAGGAGAATATAGAGAAACCATTTACAAGGCAAATAGCTTCAACAAGTTATTTTCGGTCAGCGATTAG